TAAAGGAAGTCTTGCGAAAGCCCCGGAAAACTTTATCTCCATTTCTGTGAATGGCATGGAGATGAAACTTATCAATGCGGAGCTTTCCTTGGGTGAGATCCTTGTGATCGACACGGAGAAGATGACGGCTTATGTGGAAGATGGAAGCGGGCTTGTGCTGAGAAACGCACTCCCTTATCTCAAGGAGCTGAACTTTCCGGAGCTTAGGATCGGCGAAAACAGCGTTCTTATTCAGGCTGTGAACGGAACTTTTTCAGAACTGAAAATCAATGCGCGAAGCCGATGGAGGTGACAAACTATTCAAAGTCAAGTGATTTTTAGAATGGATACGGGTGACCTAAACTAAGCCTCGTATTTGAGTATCGGCGAGTCGACCTGATGATCGCTGAGTCTCTGAGTTACTTTTTCTTTGTGCTGGCATTATTGCAAAAAGAACTGATATTGTTGTAGTGATTTCCACTTAAAACCGTAGTATATAAGTGAAGCCGGAAAGGAGGTCATGCGGATGATACAAGATGATACGATTATAGAGCTGTTCTTTGAACGCTCAGAAGATGCAATATTAGAGTTGGATACAAAATACGGAAAGGCTTGTTTCAAGCTCTCATACAATATTGTAAACAATAGACAGGATGCTGAGGAATGCGTAAATGACTCTTACTTAGGTGTTTGGAATGCGATTCCACCGACTAGACCAAATCCGTTATTGACTTTTGTTTTGAAAATTGTCAGAAACCTTTCAGTAAATGCATACTGGAAAAAACATGCACAAAAAAGGGATAGCTCCTATACAACAACTTTGAATGAAATTGAGCCGTTTATTGCTTCGCCAAACACAACTAAGGCAGAAGTTGAGGCGCGAGAACTAGCACAGATGATTGAGGACTTTCTAGAAAAGCAGCCCATAGAAAATCGTGTAATCTTTATGCGCCGATACTGGTTCGCTGATACGTACAAAGATATAGCGGAGCAGGTTGGGATTTCAGAAAAAAATGTCTCTGTTCGGCTTACTCGCATTCGCAAAAAGTTGAAGGAGTACTTAATCAACAGGGAGGTGTTTGTATGAATGTAAAAACTTTTTCGGATGCCATGGGCATCATTGATAGCAAATATGTAGAAGAGGCTGCGCTCTACCATCCAAGAATAAGAAGGGCTGTTCCATGGGGAAAAGTGAGCGTAATAGCTGCTTGTTTTGTGTTTGTGCTGGCGCTAGCGTTGTTCGTTACCACGTTCCAACGTCAAAATGAGAATCTTGTTACTGAAAATGAACCCAAGGTGGAGTTGACATTAACAGAAGCAATGAATGATAAAAGCTTTGGTGTTCTATTTCCTCAGAAGCTTTTGGATGGATATGTGCTGCAGGATATCCCTTGCATTTATGGCGTTGGTGATAATGCTGTGCTGAAAGTGACCTTCAGTAATGAGGAACTCGGAGACGAAATGGTTATCAGGATTGCTTCGAAAGAGTGGTTCCATAGCCATGAGAAGGAAAGTACAGAGCTGAATATCATTCATTACCGTGAAAAATTGGATGGGACTGGAAGCTATATCTATTTTGACAGTGGAGAAAATATCATCTCTTATTCGTTTAGCATAAGGGATATTGCTGAAATCGATGGTTTTTGGGACATGGTTAATTCAGCTAAACAGATAACTGACTATTCCGGCGAATAGAACTTGTAATGATAAGTAATGCAATATGTACCTAACAAACGCAATCTAAGAAAGTGAGGACTGTATCAAATGAAAAGATAGATTACTTCGATTATTCTTGCTCTTTGTCTCTGCCTTGGTCTGGTTTCCACGGCGTTTGCTGCCGAAAACACAGCAGACAAAGACCGCCTTACCGATGCCGACTATATGGCATTGGTAATTCTTAATAACAGTAATGTTAAAGTTACGCCTACCGATGCCTATAAAATTTTGGATGTGTCGGGTAACGATTCCTATACTTGTGTGGAATTTGATGTTTCCAGTGGTGCCAAAGGTTTCGGCATCATTGATCTTTCCACGTATGATGTAGTTATGTATGCACTGGATGCAACGGTGCCATTTACTCGCACTGACACTATTGTATACAATGGATACCTTCGTTTTGCGACTATCAATCAAGACAACACAGCCACAATTTTGGATTCCAATACAGAAATCGCTAAAGATGAACTGTATGACACATCTCGCAATGGTTTGACCCTTGCAACAGAAAGCATGAAAGCAGAGAAAATTCAACGAGAGAGTGGGCTTGCCGAGGCTACTTATGCACGTAGTTCAGAAGTTTTGGTAAGTGGTGGTTCAGATACTTCTCTTGTATATAGCGCTGGCAACAATTCCAGCCCCTGGACGAC
The Candidatus Cloacimonadota bacterium genome window above contains:
- a CDS encoding sigma-70 family RNA polymerase sigma factor, with product MIQDDTIIELFFERSEDAILELDTKYGKACFKLSYNIVNNRQDAEECVNDSYLGVWNAIPPTRPNPLLTFVLKIVRNLSVNAYWKKHAQKRDSSYTTTLNEIEPFIASPNTTKAEVEARELAQMIEDFLEKQPIENRVIFMRRYWFADTYKDIAEQVGISEKNVSVRLTRIRKKLKEYLINREVFV